One Armatimonadota bacterium genomic region harbors:
- a CDS encoding hypothetical protein (possible pseudo, internal stop codon), with protein sequence MGAGLSDWPGDSAQFQPYQHVLNGLPYTRIMCVSRSFECGSHAAAAAVLTIQRVAYRYLSWSRGC encoded by the coding sequence ATGGGTGCTGGTTTGAGCGACTGGCCCGGTGATAGTGCGCAGTTCCAGCCGTACCAGCACGTGCTGAATGGGTTGCCTTACACGCGCATCATGTGCGTGTCGCGCAGCTTTGAGTGCGGCAGCCATGCTGCCGCAGCAGCCGTGCTCACGATCCAGCGCGTGGCGTACCGTTACCTATCCTGGTCACGGGGGTGCTGA
- a CDS encoding N-acetylmuramoyl-L-alanine amidase: MTSWFRLVICIGLLWALMLPRSARSAGLERTADGRPDEQLFVADQTVAPGDTLPLLPAVDGFLTPPTPAPRPFTHMLLRWSAAPNLNPRLALRVSADGVVWSDWYEVQEDDELWQPADGPDLHWSEMVYVGADQRWYQVRVDVPSAPSTFRSLLVSTVDSRFGPAAPTATMSSQPAAVTRPPVVSRTAWGNPHGQTSPLAPPAYYPVRHLVIHHTADSNTLAEGQTWADRVRAIWSFHTYTRGWGDIGYNYLIDPNGVIYEGRAGGDDVVGFHDTANYGSMGVSLIGTYSSAAPTAAAVDSLVALLAWKADQKRIDPFGRSFYYGCSISRFCAPFNPGAVIDHISGHRQVTPGHTTCPGDALFNLLPQIRQRVQARLAGESQPDNGDLIVEEHESGFTRSNANWYQMACGYGGTTLYTFATDKQSESTNFATWRPNLPASGVYRVLVHVPAGCAGLNVSQQARYRITTAGGVVERVVNQATQTGWIDLGTYNFAASTASLYLSDLTGEPLSSQRAVLFDAVQWQPIDSSRQRMELVAVEYGATTIAAGEVLPVRFTVRNVGSDPIYGQDPQGGSVFDLSSDQFERDGYVYDEGECFLGAANQDYPTFPKEAGRFRVMLGPQDRTVTCAGETGGYPWRWGISGRLDPGETQTIVGYVRFRTPGVVTLRAGAIHEYVSYVALAQAEQQITITPERQSPQLSRYTGLFQPLAMVYELANTPERLLARTQNPLSIRRGALLGSFVWYGELREWGDGGPVPERNNHFLIEQTRTFVAPVSGEYTFELSSDDGAWLWVNERLVVANTGLHPLRTLTGTITLTAGLHTLSVKYFELDGSAAVGYRVKEPGASDFQLVRDGLARGEILGSLFRRLDGLRLSASDLGGGSTLLRYSWDGETWVTTTEPFIEIGALADGDYHLRYQAFDSNGNASEVVSLQFRVDSSVTVYQVMLPLVTRE, encoded by the coding sequence ATGACTTCCTGGTTTCGTCTTGTGATATGTATCGGCCTCCTCTGGGCGCTGATGTTACCACGGTCGGCAAGATCAGCAGGGTTGGAACGAACTGCTGATGGACGGCCTGATGAACAACTTTTTGTAGCCGATCAAACAGTTGCGCCGGGTGATACACTGCCATTGTTGCCGGCTGTCGACGGGTTCCTCACCCCACCGACGCCAGCCCCTCGTCCATTTACCCACATGCTGCTGCGCTGGTCAGCAGCCCCCAACCTCAATCCGCGACTGGCCTTGCGGGTCAGTGCCGATGGTGTGGTCTGGAGCGACTGGTACGAGGTGCAGGAAGATGATGAGCTGTGGCAACCTGCGGATGGTCCTGATCTGCACTGGAGTGAGATGGTCTATGTCGGTGCCGACCAGCGCTGGTATCAGGTGCGAGTTGATGTGCCTTCGGCGCCATCCACATTCCGTTCGCTCCTCGTGAGTACGGTGGATAGTCGTTTTGGCCCCGCAGCACCAACCGCGACGATGTCCAGCCAACCAGCCGCAGTTACCCGTCCGCCAGTTGTCAGCCGGACAGCGTGGGGGAATCCTCACGGCCAAACCAGCCCGCTGGCGCCACCGGCCTACTATCCGGTACGCCATCTGGTGATTCATCACACTGCCGACTCCAACACCCTGGCCGAAGGTCAGACCTGGGCTGATCGGGTGCGTGCGATCTGGTCATTCCATACCTACACACGGGGCTGGGGCGATATTGGCTACAACTACCTGATCGATCCGAATGGTGTTATCTACGAAGGGCGGGCCGGAGGTGATGATGTCGTTGGTTTTCACGATACGGCCAACTATGGTTCAATGGGCGTTTCGCTGATCGGTACGTATAGCAGTGCGGCACCAACGGCTGCGGCTGTTGACTCGCTGGTGGCACTGTTGGCCTGGAAGGCTGACCAGAAGCGGATCGATCCGTTTGGGCGCAGCTTCTACTATGGGTGTTCGATCTCACGCTTCTGCGCACCGTTCAATCCCGGTGCGGTGATTGACCATATCAGTGGTCATCGCCAGGTGACACCGGGCCATACCACGTGTCCGGGTGATGCGCTCTTCAATCTGCTGCCACAGATTCGGCAGCGGGTTCAGGCACGGCTGGCAGGTGAAAGCCAGCCCGACAATGGCGATCTGATCGTTGAAGAACACGAGAGTGGGTTTACCCGCAGCAACGCGAACTGGTATCAGATGGCGTGCGGATACGGTGGCACGACACTTTATACCTTTGCAACCGATAAACAGTCCGAAAGCACAAACTTCGCAACCTGGCGCCCCAACTTACCGGCCTCTGGGGTCTACCGGGTTTTAGTCCACGTGCCTGCCGGTTGTGCTGGGCTGAATGTAAGTCAACAGGCGCGGTACCGCATTACGACAGCCGGTGGCGTGGTGGAACGGGTAGTCAATCAGGCCACGCAAACCGGTTGGATCGATCTTGGTACCTATAATTTTGCTGCCAGTACTGCCAGTCTTTATCTCTCAGACCTCACCGGTGAGCCGCTCAGCAGCCAGCGTGCAGTGCTGTTTGATGCTGTGCAATGGCAACCGATTGACTCCTCTCGCCAGCGCATGGAACTGGTTGCCGTTGAATATGGTGCGACGACGATTGCCGCCGGTGAGGTATTGCCAGTGCGCTTTACCGTCCGTAATGTCGGTTCTGACCCGATCTACGGTCAAGACCCCCAGGGTGGGAGTGTGTTCGACCTGAGTAGCGATCAGTTTGAACGTGATGGCTACGTCTACGATGAAGGTGAATGTTTCCTCGGTGCGGCAAACCAGGACTATCCTACCTTTCCGAAAGAGGCAGGTCGTTTCCGCGTGATGTTAGGTCCGCAAGATCGCACTGTGACCTGTGCCGGTGAGACGGGTGGCTATCCGTGGCGGTGGGGGATCAGTGGCCGTCTCGATCCCGGTGAGACGCAAACCATTGTCGGCTACGTACGTTTTCGCACGCCGGGCGTGGTGACATTGCGGGCCGGCGCGATCCACGAGTATGTCAGCTATGTCGCGCTTGCGCAAGCCGAACAACAGATTACGATCACGCCGGAACGTCAATCTCCGCAACTCTCTCGCTATACCGGGTTGTTCCAACCACTGGCAATGGTCTATGAGTTAGCCAACACACCTGAACGCCTGCTGGCCCGCACCCAGAACCCGCTCTCAATTCGCCGTGGTGCCTTGTTGGGGAGTTTTGTCTGGTATGGTGAACTGCGCGAGTGGGGAGACGGAGGGCCGGTACCTGAGCGCAACAATCACTTCCTGATTGAACAGACACGCACGTTCGTGGCACCGGTAAGCGGAGAGTACACCTTCGAGCTGAGCAGTGATGATGGGGCATGGCTGTGGGTGAATGAGCGATTGGTCGTGGCAAATACCGGCTTGCATCCGCTCCGAACGCTGACCGGTACGATCACGCTGACGGCCGGTCTCCACACCCTGTCCGTCAAGTATTTTGAACTCGATGGGAGTGCAGCGGTTGGCTATCGGGTGAAGGAGCCGGGGGCAAGCGATTTTCAACTGGTGCGTGATGGTCTGGCCCGTGGTGAGATACTTGGGTCGTTGTTCCGGCGTCTCGACGGTTTGCGGTTGAGTGCCTCGGACCTGGGTGGTGGGAGCACACTGCTGCGCTATTCCTGGGATGGCGAGACATGGGTAACAACCACCGAACCGTTTATCGAGATAGGGGCATTGGCTGATGGCGACTACCATCTGCGGTATCAGGCGTTCGACAGTAATGGCAATGCGTCTGAGGTCGTCAGTCTCCAGTTTCGGGTTGACAGCAGTGTGACGGTGTATCAGGTGATGCTCCCACTGGTGACACGGGAGTGA